A segment of the Streptomyces sp. P9-A2 genome:
CCTCGACCAGGTCCAGGTCGTACTCCTGCGCAAGCTCCAGTGCCTTGGCCAGCGGGACAATGCCCACCTGCTCGCCACTGGGACCGACAAGTCGCACCTCGGGAACGCGAATCCGGTCGTTGATACGGGGTTCGGCGCTGATGGATCCTCCTCGATAGCACCACGCGACGGTCTGGCGGACAGCCGCATAACGTCTGTGTTCGTTAGACCTGACCGCGCCGAGGCAACAAAAATGCCCCGGACGATCACAGGCGGGGCTCCTCGAACTACCGGAACACCGCCGCGGTCACCGCGGGGCGCACTTTCGGGCGGGCCACCGCTGAGCGGCGCCGCCTGACCGGTGACCTGTCATCCGGGGGACGATCAGGTGGGAGTTCGAAAGCCTCCACTTGTGGGCCGGGCACGCATGCTGTGGGCAGGCGGGTCCGACCGGTCGTTGTACAAGGTTAGCAGCTCCGGCGGGGGTGCGCTAACCGCCTGCACCGCACGCCTGCCGGCTCCCCTCCTGCTGTCAGGGGGACACGCGCCGGGCCCTATCGTGTGGGGCATGAGTGAGACCTCCCCCTCGGAGACCCCCGAACCCGCCGACAGTCCCGACAGCCCCGACTTCGACGCCATGACCCGTGACATCGCCGAGGTCCCGGCCGTCGAGGTGATCGTGACGGTCGCCGTCAATCTGATGAGCGCCGCGGCCGTGAAGCTCGGTCTGACCGAGGAGGGCGACGCGCACAAGGACCTGGACGAGGCCCGCAAGCTGGTGCACGCGCTGGCCGGCCTGCTGGACGCGTCCGCGACCGAGATCAGCTCCTTCCACGCGGCGCCGCTGCGCGACGGGCTGAAGTCGCTCCAGCTGGCGTTCCGTGAGGCCTCGCTCGTCAAGGACGAGCCGGGGCAGGGCCCGGGCGAGAAGTACACGGGCGCGATCTACGGCTGAGCGTGCCGGAGCCCGGTGGCCCGGGCTCCGCATGCGAGTACGTACGGATCACCCGCGTACGTAGAAGGGCTCGCCCGGCGGCGTCGCCCCGGCCGGCAGTACTGCCAGGTCGAGGCCTCTTACCAGGCGGGCCCTCAGTGTTTCGTCGGCGGCCAGGCGCTGCGCCACGGCGCGGGCGGCCTCGGCGACGGGGGCCGCGGGGTCGAGGACCAGGGCGAGGGTGCCGTCGGCCTGCCCCGGTCCGAGGTGGGCGCGCAGGACGGCGGGCTCCGCGGTGACGACGGCTCGCAGGGCCTCGACGACCAGGGGGTCGGCCAGCGGGTCGGTGGTCGTACGCCCCTCGGCGAGCGCGAGCAGCAGCGGGCCGGTCAGTTCGAAGGGCACGGGCCCGGCCATGTCGAGGACGACCGTGTCCGCCTTCTCGTGCGCGGCGGCCTGCAGGGCCTGGTGCAGCGGTACGGCGACCGGGCGGGCCGCCGGGTCCCAGCGGGCGAGCGAGTCGGTGGAGGTGAAGGCGGGCAGCGCGGTGCGGTCACCGGCCTTCAAGGTGGGGACGGCCATGTCGCTGGTCTTCTCCCGGCGCAGCCCGTTTTCGTCCTCCTCGACTTCTCCGAGGACGGCCACGACGGGGACCAGCAGCCGGGTGCCTTTGAGCGCGTCGAGGACCGGCGCGACGGCGTTGCCGTCCTCGGCCCAGGCGGCGAGCGCCGCACTCAGCCGGGGGTCTGCGGAGCCGTCGTCGTCACGGTAACCGGGGTCGGGAATGTTCTTGTTCGCCACGGTCGTCGACCCTATCGGCCTTGGGGTGGCAGGCTCGCACGCGGGCGGGCGTGCGGGCGGGCGGCCGCGGAGCGGCAGGGAGGGGAAGGTGCCGGTGAGGTCCGACGGGTGGGACGCGCGGTGGGCGGCGGCGATGGCGGGGGTGGCCGTGCCGGACGGTGCCGAAGTGTCGGTGGGAGTTCTGGACCCGGTGTCGGGGGTGGGCGTCCGCCACGGCGACCGGGCGTTCGTCACGGCGAGCGTCGTGAAGGTCGGCATACTGGCGGCGTTGCTGCTGGAGGCGCAGGACGTGGGACGGGCGCTCACCGGTGAGGAGCGGTCGTACGCCGCGGCGATGATCGAGCGCAGCGACAACGACGCGGCGTCCGCGCTGTGGCGCTCGATCGGGCGGGCGGCCGGCCTCGACGCGGCACACGTCCGCTTGGGCCTGACCGGCACCGAGGGCGGCGACGGCCCCCGGTGGGGGCTGACCCGGACCACGGTCGCCGACCAGCTTCTGCTGCTCCGCCAGGTGTTCGGGGCCCCGGCGGACTCGAAGCTGACCGCGGCCTCGCGGGCGTACGTACGGGGGCTGATGGAGCGGGTGGTCCCGGAGCAGGCGTGGGGGGTTCCGGTGGTGGCGGACGTGTTGCCGCCGGGCGGCGCGGCGTGGGCGGTGAAGAACGGCTGGGTGCCGCGCGACGCGACCGGACTCTGGGTCGTGAACAGCATCGGCCGCGTCACGGCCGAGGGCCGGAACCTCCTGGTGGCCGCGCTGTCCGACGGCAACCCGACGATGACCCGGGGCGTGGCGCTGGTGGAGGCGGCGGCACGGGCGGCGGTGTCGGCGTTCACGGGAGACGGGCGTCGGAGTGTTTAGGTGCCCGCGCGCACGTCGGGGGCCCTCAACGGTGGCGCGCTCGGGCGGGCCTTTGTCCGGAGAGCACGCGAAAGGACGTCACAGGACGATCGGCCGGTACGCCAGAGCCTGATCGACTGCCTCATCGGCCGAAAGGTCGCGCTCCCGCGGCCGGAAAACCAGGTCGCAGACATGTCCGGACGGGATCCGAGCGCTCGGTCGAGCCTGCTCAGCCGGTCGGCCACCTCGTCCTCCGAGGCGTGGTCCGCCCGCATGATGCGCTGCACGAGCGCGACCGCCTCCGCCCGGGTCATCTCCACGGCACTCATCGGGTCCCTCCTGCCGAGTCATCCCCACACAGTGCGCGTGAGCGCCCGGACAGGTCCTCAGGCGTCCTCGTGGCCCGGGCGGCGGCCGCGCCACAGGACGGCCGTGGCGACCAGGAGGACGCCGCCCGCGCCGCCCGCGAGGGGGGCGGCCCAGTCGGCGGTTCCGGTGTCGGACTCGGGGCTGTCCGGGCCGGGGCCGAAGTACCGCTCGCCGTAGGCCGCCGACTTCAGGCCCTCGGGCTTCAGCCTGGCGGCGGCCTCTATGGCGGCGGCCGGGT
Coding sequences within it:
- a CDS encoding DUF1844 domain-containing protein, which gives rise to MSETSPSETPEPADSPDSPDFDAMTRDIAEVPAVEVIVTVAVNLMSAAAVKLGLTEEGDAHKDLDEARKLVHALAGLLDASATEISSFHAAPLRDGLKSLQLAFREASLVKDEPGQGPGEKYTGAIYG
- a CDS encoding SseB family protein gives rise to the protein MANKNIPDPGYRDDDGSADPRLSAALAAWAEDGNAVAPVLDALKGTRLLVPVVAVLGEVEEDENGLRREKTSDMAVPTLKAGDRTALPAFTSTDSLARWDPAARPVAVPLHQALQAAAHEKADTVVLDMAGPVPFELTGPLLLALAEGRTTTDPLADPLVVEALRAVVTAEPAVLRAHLGPGQADGTLALVLDPAAPVAEAARAVAQRLAADETLRARLVRGLDLAVLPAGATPPGEPFYVRG
- a CDS encoding serine hydrolase, whose protein sequence is MRSDGWDARWAAAMAGVAVPDGAEVSVGVLDPVSGVGVRHGDRAFVTASVVKVGILAALLLEAQDVGRALTGEERSYAAAMIERSDNDAASALWRSIGRAAGLDAAHVRLGLTGTEGGDGPRWGLTRTTVADQLLLLRQVFGAPADSKLTAASRAYVRGLMERVVPEQAWGVPVVADVLPPGGAAWAVKNGWVPRDATGLWVVNSIGRVTAEGRNLLVAALSDGNPTMTRGVALVEAAARAAVSAFTGDGRRSV